In the Calypte anna isolate BGI_N300 unplaced genomic scaffold, bCalAnn1_v1.p scaffold_26_arrow_ctg1, whole genome shotgun sequence genome, GGTCTTGGaagaggtggaggagagggtTGGGTCCTGGAAGAGGAGGTTGGGTCCTGAAGGAGGGGGTTGTGTtctggaggaggaggttggGTCTTGGAGGAGGGGTGGAGGAGAGGGTTGGGTCTTGGAGGAGGGGGTTGGGTATTGGAGGAGAGGGTTGGGTCctggaagaggtggaggagagggtTGGGTCCTGGAAGAGGGGGTTGGGTCTTGGaagaggtggaggagagggtTGGGTCCTGGAAGAGGAGGTTGGGTCCTGAAGGAGGGGGTTGTGTtctggaggaggaggttggGTCTTGGAGGAGGGGTGGAGGAGAGGGTTGGGTCTTGGAAGAGGAGGTTGTGTCCTGAAGGAGGGGGTTGGGTCCTGGAGGAGGGGTGGAGGAGAGGGTTGGGTCCTGCAGGAGGGGGTTGGGTCCCAAGGACGGGGTTGTGTCCtggaggggggggttgggtcCTGGAGGAGAAGGTTGGGTCCTAGAGGAGAGGGTTGGGTCCTGGAGGAGGCGTGGAGGAGGGGGTTGGGTCCTGCAGGAGGGGGTTGGGTCCTGCAGGAGGGGGTTGGGTCCCAAGGAGGGGGTTGGGTCTTGGAGGAGGCGTGGAGGAGAGGGTTGGGTCCTGGAAGAGGAGGTTGGGTCCTGGAGGAGGGGGTTGGGTCTTGGAAGAGGGGTGGAGGAGAGGGTTGGGTCCTGGAAGAGGAGGTTGTGTCCTGGAAGAGGTGGTTGGGTCCTGAAGGAGGGGGTTGGGTTCTGGAATAGGGGGTTGGGTCCCGCAAGAGAGGGTTGGGTCCCAAGGAGGGGGTTGGGTCCTGGAGGAAGGGGTTCGGTCCTGGAGGAGGCGTGGAGGAGAGGGTTGGGTCCTGGAGGAGGGGTGGAGCAGAGGGTTGGGTCCTGGAGGAAGGGGCTGGGTCCTGGAAGAGGGGTGGAGGAGAGGGTTGGGTCTTGAAGGAGGGGGTTGGGTCTTGGAGGAGGGGTGGAGGAGAGGGTTGGGTCTTGGAGGAGAGGGTTGGGTCCTGGAAGAGGGGGTTGGTTCCGCCCCTTCGGGTTTTGCTGCCAAAACTTAAGGTTCCGGCCCCAGCCCCACTCAGCTCTGTCCTTGCCCTCAGGAGAGAGGCCATGGCCGCCGTTTTCCTTCCCGGGAATCTCCAAGACGAAGCCACCTGCTCCGTTTGTTTGGAATTCTTCCGGGACCCCGTATCCATCGAGTGTGGGCACAACTTTTGCCGGGCTTGCATCGTCAAGAGTTGGAAGGACCTTGAGTTGGATTTCCCTTGCCCCCAATGCCGGGAGGTCTTCCAAGAGAAGAGTTTCCGACCCAACCGGCAGTTGGCCAACATGGCCGAGATCATCAGCCAGTTCACCCTCCGAGGGGCCAAAGGTGTTGAGGAGGAGGGGCTTTGCCTCAAGCACCGAGAAGCCCTCAAACTCTACTGCAAGGATGACAAGAAGACCATCTGCGTGGTCTGCGACCGCTCCCGGGACCACCGCCCCCACGTCGTGGTCCCCGTGGATGAGGCCTCCGAGGAGTTCAAGGTTGGTGGACCTCCATCTCTTgggtttctggggtttttttggggggaggtgaCCAAAAAACTCCAAGGGAGTTGGAGGTCTCCTTCTAGAATGACCTCGACCCCATCGCGCTCTTGGTTGGCCGGGGGTTTATGGGGGTTGGTCTTCACCTGGTAGGGTTTCAAGCACCGAAAGGTGTTtcctggaatggtttgggtgggatgggaccttaaagatcatccagtcccagcTTCTGGACTCCTTccaccagccccatccaacatggccCAACCTTGGCTGtggtctcaccaccctcatcgTGAGGAATTTCctcctcaagtccaacccaaatctttcctcttccagtttgaaaccatttcccttgGTCCTACCACTCCAGGCTCTTCTCCAaagccccttcccagctttcctggagcacctccaggtgctggaggaacctcctggagGTATCTGAAGGGACTTTGGGGACttggaggaacctcctggagGTACCTGAAGGGACTTTGGGGTCTTGGAGGGACCTCCTGGAGGTGCCTGAAGGGACTTCAGGGACTTGGAGTTACCTGAAGGGACTTTGGGGTCTTGGAGGAGCCTCCTGGAGGTACCTGAAGGGACTTTGGGGACTTGGAGGTACCTCCTGGAGGTACCTGAAGGGACTTTGGGGACTTGGAGGTACCTGAAGGGACTTTGGGGACTTGGAGGGACCTCCTGGAGGTACCTGAAGGGACTTTGGGGACTTGGAGGTACCTGAAGGGACTTCAGGGACTTGGAGGGACCTCCTGGAGGTACCTGAAGGGACTTTGGGGACTTGGAGGTACCTGAAGGGACTTTGGGGACttggaggaacctcctggagGTACCTGAAGGGACTTTGGGGTCTTGGAGGGACCTGAAAGGACTTTGGGGTCTtggtccttttttctttcttcttttatttttctttttcctcaggagAAGATCCAAGGTCGCTTGGACTTCCTGAAGAAGGAGcgtcaggagctgctggagttcAAAGTGAACGAcgacaaaaaaacccaggagctCCTGGTaggtgtggggaggaggagatggggagggggtcAGGGCTTGCAGGTGCTGGAGGTAGCTACTGGAGGTTCTGGAGGTACCTACTGGAGGTTCTGGGGGTTCTGGAGATACCTACTGGAGGTTCTGTAGGTTCTGTGGGTACCTACTGGAGGTTCTGGGGGTTCTGGAGGTACCTACTGGGGGTTCTGTAGGTTCTGTAGTTACCTACTGGAGGTTCTGTAGGCTCTGGAGGTACCTACTGGAGGTTCTGGAGGTACCTACTGGAGGTTCTGTAGGTTCTGTAGGTATCAACTAGAGGTTCTGGGGGTTCTGTAGGTCCCTACTGGAGGTTCTGGGGGTTCTGGAGGTACCTACTGGAGGTTCTGGGGTTCTGTAGGTCCCTACTGGAGGTTCTGGAGGTACCTACTGGAGGTTCTATAGGCTCTGGAGGTACCTACTAGAGGTTCTGGGGGTTCTGGAGGTACCTACTGGAGGTTCTGTAGGTATCTACTGGAGGCATCTCCCATCTCCGCCATGTTTCACGTTCTCCCCTCACCCAATGCGatctcctccccctttcccaccTGAAGGTTCCTCCTCTTCCAATCAAACCATGGCCAACCGAGGGTTCTCCAGGAGGCTCCTTCCCACCCTTCCCACCCTTcccacatttcccccccccagaaaaCGATCGAGCAGGAGCGCCGGAAGCTGCTGGCGGAGTTCGAGCGGCTGCGTCGGTTCCTGCAGGACCAGGAGCAGATCCTGCTGGGCCAActagagaagatggagaagaacATTGCCAAGAGGCAGAACGAGAACATCACCGACCTCTCCAAGGAGATCACGCTCCTCAACAAGCTCATCAcggagctggaggagaagctcCAGCAGCCCATGTTGGAGTTCCTCAAGGTGAGATGTTTGGGAAGGGTTCTGAACCCCCTCAAAGGTGTTTTGGGATCTTCTGGAGATGTTCTGAGGAGAAACAAcctttttcctcccagtttttCATGAGCAGATGGTGCAGGACCTCCTtgcaccctcctttcaggtgtcTTGGGATCTTCTGGAGATGTTCTGAGGAGaaatgacctttttttccccagtttttcaTGAGCAGATGGTGCAGGACCTCCTtgcaccctcctttcaggtgttTTGGGATCTTCTGGAGATGTTCTGAGGAGAAACAACCTCCAATTAATGATATTTTTGGTCAACTCAAGTCACTTGGAGCTCCTGGGGCACCCAGGGGGTTAAattccctgcccatgctggagTTCCTCAAGGTCAGATGTTGGGGAAGGGTTCTGAACCCCCTCAAAGGTGTTTTGGGATCTTCTGGAGATGTTCTGAGGAGaaatgacctttttttccccagtttttcaTGAGCAGATGGTGCAGGACCTCCTtgcaccctcctttcaggtgttTTGGGATCTTCTGGAGATGTTCTGAGGAGAAACAACCTCCAATTAATGATATTTTTGGTCAACTCAAGTCACTTGGAGCTCCTGGAGCACCCAGGGGATTAAattccctgcccatgctggagTTCCTCAAGGTCAGATGTTTGGGAAGGGTTCTGACCCCCCTCAAAGGTGTTTTGGGATCTTCTGGAGATGTTCTGAGGAGaaatgacctttttttccccaatttttcATGAGCAGATGGTGCAGGACCTCCTTGCACCCTGCTTTCAGGTGTTTTGGGATCTTCTGGAGATGTTCTGAGGAGaaacaacctttttttccccaatttttcCTGAGCAGATGGTGCAGGACCTCCTTGCACCCTCCTCAAAGGTGTTTTGGGATCTTCTGGAGATGTTCTGAGGAGAAACAACCTCCAATTAATGATATTTTTGGTCAACCCAAGTCACTTGGAGCTCCCAGGGGGTTAAATTCCCTCCCAGGCTGTGTAAATATTTGCAGACAGTTTCAGGGCCGGGGGAGGAGTTGGTAGAAACTCCCGTTTGACGCCATCTTTGCCGTCACCGCGAAATCCGATCCTGGGACGACAGAGTTTGggttttccttcattttttttgcttcttcaaTGACCACGGTGGAACTTCTTGGCCAGCTCAAAGCCCTTCTCTACCCCCCCCTAGAGGTGGGCGTGgctttctgtggggtttttttttggttgagaTCCAGGaacttcttttgtttcttctccgTAACACCGGAACGCCAAACAACGCACGTCCCAAGCTTGGGTTTCACCACCCTCAACTTTTGACCCATCACGAGTGGTTGGGGGGAGGTGTTTTCACCTTCCTGAAGGCCAAATCCATCCCAGGGGGTGTAAACCAAACCCTAACCTCTTCTTGGTGGTGGTTGGACCACGGGAATCTGAGTACCACGGAGAGGTGGAGGTGAAGGTCAACTTGAAGGTCGTGGTGATGTCCCTCTGGCTTTGGGCAGGTGTCTCAAGATGTCCCCTGAAGGTTCTAGAACCTTCTCAGAagtgggagagcagcagagaggctTTGAGGAGCATCTCAAAGGCTCCCAGGGGCCTACACCTGAGGTCACGACATCAAACGATGGAAGAGGAACCAAAATGGTTCTTTGGAAGCCCCAGAAGATTCTCCAAACCCAACTAGGCCTTGGAGGACCTGGGATGGATGAGAGCTCCCCAAAAGcaccttccaacccaaacctcatCATGAAATGTTGACCTAAACCTGGAGTCTTCCGTTGAGGAGCAGTTGGGTGGGATTTGGAGGGGCTGGGACCTCCCAAAGCTGAAAGTTGactcagtttctctttttcttctccaggatgtGATGACCATCATCAGCAGGTATGGTGCTCAGCTTCTCTCCTAAAatctttccttcaaaatgggaaaaaaaactcCCAAAGTCATCTTGGGCCTAGTGAGGCCTAGTGAGGCCTAGTGAGGCCTAGGCCTTACTTCAGCTCCAAAAATGACATTTAGGCTCCAAAAAAAATGACTTTGGGCtcaaaaagcaatgaaattgAAGCTCCAAACATGACATTtcatctcaaaaagaaaaatttaatttaaatttaaaaatctggacATTTCAGCTCCTCAAAACTACGTTTGAACTGAAAATTGAAGGCCTCCCCTAAATTAACCTCCAAAAATGACATTTGAGAAGTTGAGAGGGAGTAAAACCAGCCCAGAAATCTTTTCCAGAGCTCATTCCAGGGGGGGTTTTCCACATGGAAATCCTGGAATCCTCTTtgggtttgatttatttttaattcttatttttttgttgtttttgtagAAGTGAGGATGTGAAGTGCCAGAAGCCCCTCCCGGTCTGCACCGACATGAAAATGGCTGTTTGTGATTTTTCCCTCAAAACTGTTGTCCTGGAGAAAGTCCTAAAGAAATTCAGAGGTGggagaagaaattttaattccatttttattttctttatttcaaattaaaatttattatttgatTGAATGacaaatttgtttcttttaaaatttttaaattttaatttttaaatttcattgttaatgaaattaaatttattgaaaattaaagtttattcttttattacattgaattgattttaaattaaatttatttttcatgttttaattttaattaatttttaattttagtttcgTTTGAGGTTtaacttatttaaaattaaaagttattatttgattaaattaaattcatttttttcattttaaatgcttaaattttagtttttaagtAACTATTTAtgcaattaaatttaaaattaaactttattattttattatattaaatttattgaaaattaaagtttattattttattaaattaaatttcttgaaaattaaaatttattctttattacat is a window encoding:
- the LOC103530876 gene encoding E3 ubiquitin-protein ligase TRIM7 isoform X1, whose amino-acid sequence is MSESTKAKAAFQARSVTRSLPGASSSRWDPLATKLTPRLPPPNPLPVQKFGRMTLSYASNPRREAMAAVFLPGNLQDEATCSVCLEFFRDPVSIECGHNFCRACIVKSWKDLELDFPCPQCREVFQEKSFRPNRQLANMAEIISQFTLRGAKGVEEEGLCLKHREALKLYCKDDKKTICVVCDRSRDHRPHVVVPVDEASEEFKEKIQGRLDFLKKERQELLEFKVNDDKKTQELLKTIEQERRKLLAEFERLRRFLQDQEQILLGQLEKMEKNIAKRQNENITDLSKEITLLNKLITELEEKLQQPMLEFLKDVMTIISRSEDVKCQKPLPVCTDMKMAVCDFSLKTVVLEKVLKKFREELRDELGKGEKDAASSTQELIFSS
- the LOC103530876 gene encoding E3 ubiquitin-protein ligase TRIM7 isoform X2, with the protein product MGEGKEWREAMAAVFLPGNLQDEATCSVCLEFFRDPVSIECGHNFCRACIVKSWKDLELDFPCPQCREVFQEKSFRPNRQLANMAEIISQFTLRGAKGVEEEGLCLKHREALKLYCKDDKKTICVVCDRSRDHRPHVVVPVDEASEEFKEKIQGRLDFLKKERQELLEFKVNDDKKTQELLKTIEQERRKLLAEFERLRRFLQDQEQILLGQLEKMEKNIAKRQNENITDLSKEITLLNKLITELEEKLQQPMLEFLKDVMTIISRSEDVKCQKPLPVCTDMKMAVCDFSLKTVVLEKVLKKFREELRDELGKGEKDAASSTQELIFSS
- the LOC103530876 gene encoding E3 ubiquitin-protein ligase TRIM7 isoform X3, with the translated sequence MAAVFLPGNLQDEATCSVCLEFFRDPVSIECGHNFCRACIVKSWKDLELDFPCPQCREVFQEKSFRPNRQLANMAEIISQFTLRGAKGVEEEGLCLKHREALKLYCKDDKKTICVVCDRSRDHRPHVVVPVDEASEEFKEKIQGRLDFLKKERQELLEFKVNDDKKTQELLKTIEQERRKLLAEFERLRRFLQDQEQILLGQLEKMEKNIAKRQNENITDLSKEITLLNKLITELEEKLQQPMLEFLKDVMTIISRSEDVKCQKPLPVCTDMKMAVCDFSLKTVVLEKVLKKFREELRDELGKGEKDAASSTQELIFSS